The following are encoded in a window of Paracoccus seriniphilus genomic DNA:
- a CDS encoding sugar ABC transporter substrate-binding protein, which produces MFSLNKMHLLAASTAAFTIAGAIGAQAEGMVAFLLPENVNPRWEQQDAAAFVAKMKEIAPDTKVEVFNAGNDTSVQQRQAEQALTQGADVLVVIPIDGESSAIIADTAAEEGVPTIAYDRMINSENTKFWVQADMYATGAAQAQHVVDNTAKGDTLVMLKGSPTDPNAAVIAEGQMSVLEPLFASGERVLGYENWTQGWDPAIARRSMDQALTQLNNNVQGVVSSNDGNAGAAIAAMEEQGMAGKVPVSGLDCTVQAQQLMLLGKQTQCGWRPLHEMAAAAAEVAVRLMNDQDYSDLATRTVTNGVGAEVNFVPVDSYSAVGPEGVAYVIEHDPSITKDMVCQGEAASTDFCK; this is translated from the coding sequence ATGTTTTCATTGAACAAGATGCATCTGCTGGCGGCCAGCACGGCGGCCTTCACGATTGCCGGGGCAATCGGGGCGCAGGCAGAGGGAATGGTTGCGTTTCTATTGCCGGAAAACGTGAACCCACGCTGGGAACAGCAGGATGCCGCCGCTTTCGTGGCCAAGATGAAAGAGATTGCCCCCGACACCAAGGTCGAGGTGTTCAACGCCGGAAATGATACTTCGGTGCAACAACGGCAGGCCGAACAGGCCCTGACCCAGGGCGCTGATGTGCTGGTGGTCATTCCGATCGATGGCGAAAGCTCGGCAATCATCGCCGACACGGCTGCCGAAGAAGGTGTCCCGACGATCGCATATGACCGGATGATCAATTCGGAGAACACCAAGTTCTGGGTGCAGGCCGACATGTATGCCACCGGTGCGGCCCAGGCCCAGCATGTCGTCGACAATACAGCCAAGGGCGATACGCTGGTGATGCTGAAAGGCTCTCCGACGGATCCCAATGCCGCTGTCATCGCCGAAGGGCAGATGTCGGTTCTGGAACCTCTGTTCGCTTCGGGAGAGCGGGTTCTTGGCTATGAAAACTGGACGCAGGGCTGGGATCCGGCCATCGCGCGCCGGTCGATGGATCAGGCCTTGACGCAGCTCAACAACAACGTGCAGGGCGTTGTCTCGTCAAATGACGGAAACGCCGGTGCCGCCATCGCGGCGATGGAAGAACAGGGCATGGCGGGCAAGGTTCCGGTCTCGGGACTGGACTGCACGGTGCAGGCGCAGCAACTGATGCTGCTGGGCAAGCAGACCCAATGTGGCTGGCGCCCGCTGCATGAAATGGCCGCAGCAGCGGCCGAGGTCGCCGTGCGCCTGATGAACGATCAGGACTATAGCGATCTGGCCACCCGGACGGTCACGAACGGCGTCGGTGCCGAGGTCAACTTCGTGCCCGTCGACAGCTATTCCGCCGTGGGTCCCGAAGGTGTGGCCTATGTGATCGAACATGACCCCTCGATCACCAAGGATATGGTTTGCCAGGGCGAAGCCGCTTCGACCGATTTCTGCAAGTGA
- a CDS encoding FadR/GntR family transcriptional regulator produces the protein MSPSLATQLCREMGRRIVGGHLPEGELIEDETKLATRFGVSKSVVREAVKLLVGKGLLEVRRGDGTRVRRRNQWALLDDDVLAWHLASTPKPEFLSQLMDMRRIVEPKAAAWAARHGSDAQLEEISAAQRKMEEDSRSIEDFVIADALFHRAILRAANNEFLRAMEGVIFSALLSSIRLTNADPRQNKSSIPFHQNLLQAITSRNPEEAERAMERHLDDTSSRLAQVIDGFECQGGMTAP, from the coding sequence TTGTCCCCCAGCCTTGCCACTCAGCTGTGCCGAGAGATGGGCCGCAGGATCGTCGGAGGGCATCTGCCCGAGGGCGAGTTGATCGAAGATGAAACCAAGCTTGCGACACGTTTCGGGGTCAGCAAATCCGTGGTTCGCGAAGCGGTCAAATTGCTTGTCGGGAAAGGCCTGCTGGAGGTACGGCGCGGCGATGGCACAAGGGTGCGCCGCAGGAATCAATGGGCACTGCTGGATGATGACGTCCTCGCCTGGCATCTGGCCTCGACCCCAAAGCCGGAATTCCTCAGCCAACTGATGGATATGCGCCGCATTGTGGAACCGAAGGCAGCAGCCTGGGCGGCCCGACACGGCTCTGATGCCCAACTGGAGGAGATTTCCGCGGCACAGCGCAAGATGGAGGAGGACAGCCGTTCCATCGAGGATTTCGTGATCGCAGATGCCTTGTTCCATCGCGCAATTCTGCGGGCTGCCAATAACGAGTTCTTGCGAGCAATGGAGGGGGTGATCTTTTCGGCACTACTCAGTTCAATCCGGCTGACAAATGCCGATCCGCGACAGAACAAAAGCTCGATCCCGTTCCACCAGAACTTGCTGCAGGCCATCACCTCGCGCAACCCAGAGGAAGCCGAGCGTGCCATGGAGCGGCATCTCGACGATACCAGCAGCCGGCTGGCGCAGGTCATCGATGGCTTTGAATGTCAGGGCGGCATGACCGCCCCCTGA
- a CDS encoding HipA domain-containing protein, giving the protein MNEKGEVFHPDQSPVPRLANIEELRAIAARYERDPDGAEAEARDLVGAAGSLGGARPKANVMDGQELWIAKFTSIDDTWPVERLEIATLKMARAVGIRTPEVRLELAASRHPVGLIRRFDRRKGGRLPYVSARTALGKKELLTVITPTLQMLFVKCLFFLTWTFRSFGGVCCSPC; this is encoded by the coding sequence TTGAATGAAAAGGGTGAGGTGTTCCACCCGGATCAGTCCCCTGTGCCGCGCCTGGCAAATATTGAAGAGCTTCGTGCGATCGCCGCACGGTATGAGCGGGATCCGGATGGGGCTGAAGCTGAAGCGCGAGATCTTGTCGGTGCTGCGGGGTCGCTTGGTGGTGCGCGCCCCAAAGCCAATGTCATGGATGGCCAGGAGCTTTGGATCGCCAAATTCACCTCAATCGATGATACATGGCCCGTTGAGCGGTTGGAAATCGCGACTCTCAAGATGGCGCGCGCGGTAGGTATTCGAACACCGGAGGTCCGACTTGAACTGGCAGCCAGCAGGCATCCTGTGGGGCTCATCAGACGCTTTGATCGCCGCAAAGGTGGTCGTCTGCCCTATGTGTCAGCCCGAACGGCTCTGGGGAAAAAGGAACTGCTCACGGTTATTACACCGACATTGCAGATGCTCTTCGTCAAATGTCTGTTCTTCCTGACATGGACATTCCGGAGCTTTGGCGGCGTCTGTTGTTCACCGTGCTGA
- a CDS encoding HipA domain-containing protein has protein sequence MDIPELWRRLLFTVLITNTDDHLKNHGLLYVRDNRWRLSPMFDVNPQSRRQPTLETGISDIHGFEPSVEAVIDAAPFFGIEAADARTMAREMANTVAEIWGETRRQHGITGAAHRRCAPAFEHERMEAALGL, from the coding sequence ATGGACATTCCGGAGCTTTGGCGGCGTCTGTTGTTCACCGTGCTGATCACAAACACCGATGATCACCTGAAAAATCATGGATTGCTCTATGTGCGCGACAACCGTTGGCGCCTGTCACCGATGTTTGACGTAAACCCGCAGTCACGCAGGCAACCCACATTGGAAACGGGGATCAGCGACATTCATGGCTTTGAGCCTTCCGTGGAAGCGGTGATAGATGCCGCGCCCTTCTTTGGTATTGAGGCAGCTGATGCCAGGACTATGGCTAGGGAAATGGCCAATACGGTAGCCGAGATCTGGGGCGAAACGCGCCGCCAGCATGGCATTACCGGGGCCGCGCATAGAAGATGCGCGCCAGCCTTTGAACATGAGAGGATGGAGGCGGCCCTCGGATTGTAA
- a CDS encoding SulP family inorganic anion transporter, with translation MTEKGVLKYVALPREWFAAVNPISLRADMLAALTGAAIALPQGVAFAVIAGLPPEYGLYTAMLTPIIAAMWGASMVMVSGPATAISAVLFASLSQLAPPGTPLYIQLALTMTIVAGLAQLLAGVCRLGGLIAFISHSVMVGFTAAAALLIGASQLGDAFGLAVEGGGGVIERLDRVIAQSSQANPLALVIALTTLLTLILMRWISPRLPSYLIALIVGSILGELTGAADYGVEMFQKLPAIVPAFAVPDVTISQILQVLPGAVSVAFVGLLEAIGIGRSFAMRRQERYDSNQEIIGQGLSNFLAGFVQGHAGSGSFTRSALNVESGAQTPMAAILAAPLLFVLLFLLAPYVDHIPKPAMAGIIIYVAWRLFSFAEIRHILTSSRSETLIFTLTFLSGVATQLENAIFVGVVTSLAVFLHRSARPHVAAISPIVYRGRRLLRGVEYHDLDQCPQISVLRLEGALFFGSIEHVEAAFRRSEAMYPGRNFRILALKGMGKIDLAGVDLLVSEYLRARKARGDLHIVIAYKETLVALRRMKLFAVVDKANIHPNKAEAIAAVMDRVDPNICATCRIRAFVECAGKPAPPGINSDSKPPVVDALGTRGMRFRE, from the coding sequence ATGACCGAAAAAGGCGTTCTGAAATATGTAGCCCTGCCGCGCGAGTGGTTTGCCGCCGTCAACCCGATCAGCCTGCGTGCCGATATGCTTGCCGCGCTGACGGGGGCCGCGATCGCACTGCCGCAAGGTGTGGCCTTTGCGGTCATCGCGGGTCTGCCACCCGAATACGGGCTGTATACTGCAATGCTGACTCCCATCATTGCTGCCATGTGGGGGGCTTCGATGGTGATGGTCTCGGGTCCGGCAACCGCCATTTCGGCGGTGCTGTTCGCGTCGCTGTCGCAACTGGCCCCGCCGGGCACGCCGCTCTACATTCAGCTTGCCCTGACCATGACCATCGTGGCCGGGCTGGCGCAGCTGTTGGCGGGGGTGTGCCGTCTGGGAGGGTTGATTGCCTTCATCTCGCATTCGGTCATGGTGGGATTCACCGCTGCAGCTGCCCTGCTGATCGGGGCATCCCAACTGGGCGATGCCTTCGGGTTGGCTGTCGAGGGTGGGGGCGGCGTGATCGAACGCCTTGATCGGGTGATCGCGCAGTCGAGCCAGGCAAACCCGCTTGCGCTGGTGATCGCCCTGACCACGTTGCTCACCTTGATCCTGATGCGATGGATCAGCCCGCGTTTGCCATCCTATCTGATCGCGCTGATCGTCGGCTCGATCCTGGGCGAGTTGACCGGTGCGGCCGATTACGGTGTCGAGATGTTTCAGAAACTCCCCGCGATCGTTCCGGCCTTTGCAGTGCCCGACGTCACGATCTCCCAGATCCTGCAAGTGCTGCCGGGCGCGGTTTCGGTGGCCTTCGTGGGCCTGCTGGAAGCCATCGGCATCGGCCGGTCCTTCGCGATGCGCCGACAGGAGCGCTACGACTCCAACCAGGAAATCATCGGACAGGGGCTGTCCAATTTTCTGGCCGGCTTCGTGCAGGGGCATGCCGGATCCGGCTCATTCACACGATCGGCGTTGAATGTGGAAAGCGGGGCCCAGACGCCGATGGCCGCGATCCTTGCGGCGCCCCTCTTGTTCGTGCTGCTGTTCTTGCTGGCGCCCTATGTCGATCATATCCCGAAGCCTGCCATGGCGGGGATCATCATCTATGTCGCCTGGCGCCTGTTCAGCTTTGCCGAGATCCGCCACATCCTGACCAGCAGCCGTAGTGAAACGCTGATCTTCACGCTGACTTTCCTGTCGGGCGTGGCGACTCAGCTGGAAAACGCGATCTTCGTCGGCGTCGTCACCTCACTGGCGGTCTTTCTTCATCGCAGCGCGCGGCCGCATGTCGCGGCAATATCACCGATTGTCTATCGCGGCCGCAGGTTGCTGCGTGGCGTCGAATATCACGATCTGGACCAGTGCCCTCAAATCAGCGTCCTGAGGTTGGAAGGCGCACTGTTTTTCGGATCTATCGAGCACGTCGAAGCCGCGTTCCGGCGGTCCGAGGCCATGTATCCCGGTCGGAATTTCAGGATCCTTGCACTGAAGGGCATGGGCAAGATCGACCTTGCCGGGGTCGACCTGCTGGTTTCGGAATACCTGCGTGCACGCAAGGCGCGGGGCGATCTGCATATCGTCATCGCCTACAAGGAAACCCTGGTGGCGCTGCGTCGCATGAAGCTGTTCGCCGTCGTGGACAAGGCAAACATCCATCCCAACAAAGCCGAGGCAATCGCTGCCGTCATGGACCGGGTCGACCCGAATATCTGTGCGACCTGCCGGATCCGCGCCTTCGTTGAATGTGCGGGCAAACCGGCACCTCCGGGGATCAATTCAGACAGCAAGCCCCCGGTCGTCGATGCGCTTGGCACCCGCGGAATGAGATTTCGCGAATAA
- a CDS encoding NAD-dependent succinate-semialdehyde dehydrogenase → MNDYPVLKMLIDGAWRDGATGATQEVINPATEEVLAYLPAAAPDDLDAALASAQRGFETWRAMSPYARAAIMTGAAGLIRERAEGIATAVTLENGKPLAEARMEVGTVVDILEFSAEEGKRLHGRIVEGRAAGVRHHVVKEPVGVCLAITPWNFPINTVAKKIGAALGAGCSVILKASNETPASAILLVQALIDAGLPAGVVNVVFGPSAQVTSHLMASNILRKVSLTGSVPVGKQLAVLAAERMQRLTMELGGHAPVVVFDDVDIGKAVDLLVPGKFRNAGQICISPTRFFVQDAIYSDFVDAFTERTAAIKLGSGMASDTMMGPLANSRRLAAMDSFVDDARARGATITTGGQRVGNKGYFYAPTVIKDAPDDCLVMTEEPFGPMAPMTRFGSIDEVASRANALEQGLASYAVTNSLDRATRISDALQAGMVGINTVGVAIPETPFGGVKESGYGVEGGPESLDHYVVPKSIALKPIL, encoded by the coding sequence ATGAACGATTATCCCGTTCTGAAGATGTTGATCGATGGCGCATGGCGTGACGGTGCCACTGGCGCGACCCAAGAGGTCATCAATCCCGCCACCGAAGAGGTGCTGGCGTATCTGCCCGCCGCCGCGCCCGACGATCTGGATGCGGCGCTGGCTTCCGCGCAGCGAGGATTTGAAACATGGCGTGCCATGTCCCCCTATGCGCGGGCGGCGATCATGACTGGGGCCGCGGGGCTGATCCGCGAACGCGCCGAGGGTATCGCCACGGCCGTCACTCTGGAAAACGGCAAGCCGCTGGCCGAGGCGCGGATGGAGGTCGGCACCGTCGTCGACATTCTCGAATTCAGTGCCGAAGAGGGCAAGCGCCTGCATGGCCGCATCGTCGAAGGCCGCGCCGCCGGCGTTCGCCATCACGTCGTGAAGGAGCCGGTCGGCGTCTGTCTTGCGATCACGCCATGGAACTTCCCGATCAACACTGTCGCAAAGAAGATCGGCGCGGCTCTGGGGGCGGGATGTTCGGTCATTCTGAAGGCGTCGAACGAAACGCCTGCCTCGGCCATCCTTCTTGTTCAGGCCCTGATCGATGCTGGTCTGCCCGCCGGTGTGGTCAATGTGGTGTTCGGCCCCTCTGCACAGGTGACCTCGCATCTGATGGCGTCGAACATCCTGCGCAAGGTCTCGCTGACCGGCTCTGTCCCCGTGGGCAAGCAACTGGCCGTTCTGGCGGCCGAACGGATGCAGCGGCTGACGATGGAGCTGGGCGGTCACGCGCCGGTGGTGGTCTTTGACGACGTGGATATCGGCAAGGCGGTCGATCTGCTGGTGCCGGGCAAGTTCCGCAATGCCGGGCAGATCTGTATATCGCCCACCCGGTTTTTCGTGCAGGATGCGATCTATTCGGATTTCGTCGATGCCTTCACTGAACGCACAGCGGCCATCAAGCTGGGCAGTGGCATGGCGAGCGATACGATGATGGGGCCTTTGGCCAATTCTCGCAGACTGGCCGCCATGGACAGCTTTGTCGATGACGCCCGGGCGCGGGGCGCAACCATCACCACAGGTGGTCAGCGTGTCGGCAACAAGGGGTATTTCTATGCCCCGACCGTGATCAAGGATGCCCCCGACGATTGTCTGGTAATGACCGAAGAGCCCTTTGGCCCCATGGCGCCGATGACACGGTTCGGTTCAATCGACGAAGTGGCGTCCCGCGCCAATGCGCTGGAGCAGGGGCTGGCGTCCTATGCGGTGACGAATTCCCTGGACCGCGCCACCCGTATTTCCGACGCGCTGCAGGCAGGCATGGTCGGAATCAACACGGTCGGCGTGGCGATACCCGAAACGCCTTTCGGGGGCGTCAAGGAAAGTGGTTATGGCGTCGAGGGTGGGCCGGAAAGCCTGGACCATTATGTCGTTCCGAAATCCATTGCGCTGAAACCGATTCTTTGA
- a CDS encoding SDR family NAD(P)-dependent oxidoreductase: MSEAKQLAGKTAVVTGAGRGVGRSIALAFAKAGGDLAICSRTLAELEAVKAETEALGVRCTIAAVDLSDQDATQKFCAAVLQDFGKVDILVNNAGAEMETGRIESSDPTNWWKTLEINVRGPYMVTRFLLEGLSEGAKIINVSSGMGMRAGNSNSSYHVSKAAMNMLTDALANELWPRKIDVNNLIPGPVATSMLNKDKPGERRTAPEEVLERFSEGLPPGFPEWERLKHPDEVGDLALYMATRPIGGPTGQSFSLARRPL, encoded by the coding sequence ATGTCAGAAGCAAAGCAACTTGCCGGAAAAACAGCGGTCGTCACCGGCGCGGGTCGTGGAGTTGGCCGCTCGATTGCGCTGGCCTTTGCCAAGGCGGGGGGCGATCTGGCAATCTGTTCGCGCACCCTGGCCGAGCTGGAGGCGGTGAAGGCCGAGACCGAGGCGCTTGGCGTGCGCTGCACCATCGCGGCGGTCGATCTGTCGGATCAGGACGCCACGCAGAAATTCTGTGCTGCCGTTCTGCAGGATTTCGGCAAGGTCGACATCCTGGTGAACAATGCCGGGGCAGAAATGGAGACCGGGCGCATCGAAAGCTCGGACCCGACCAATTGGTGGAAAACGCTGGAGATCAATGTCCGCGGCCCCTACATGGTGACACGCTTCCTGTTGGAGGGGTTGTCGGAAGGTGCCAAGATCATCAATGTCTCTTCGGGCATGGGGATGCGCGCGGGCAATAGCAACAGCTCTTACCACGTCTCAAAGGCCGCAATGAACATGCTGACCGATGCGCTGGCCAATGAACTCTGGCCGCGCAAGATCGACGTGAACAACCTGATTCCCGGCCCGGTCGCGACCAGCATGCTGAACAAGGACAAGCCCGGTGAACGGCGCACCGCCCCCGAAGAGGTGCTGGAGCGGTTCTCGGAAGGCCTGCCGCCAGGATTCCCGGAATGGGAGCGGCTAAAACACCCCGACGAAGTGGGTGATCTGGCACTCTACATGGCTACACGACCCATTGGCGGCCCGACGGGGCAGAGCTTCTCGCTTGCGCGTCGCCCGCTTTGA
- a CDS encoding TRAP transporter small permease codes for MRKLIAILNWTNVNICAGLRWLTILLMAAITLNVFAGVFWRYVMNSSLPWYEEAGKYMMFWLVFVAAPIVLKNRGQIALDIIPNLLPPRIRNLNYLIIYLVVFGLMCVFVWQGSSIAWVARKQQPSSFELSFFWIYFAIPFGGAVMALISLEFSLSALLGIFRPDEVDLEPGSMIDNSLS; via the coding sequence ATGAGAAAACTAATTGCGATCCTAAACTGGACCAATGTCAATATCTGCGCCGGCCTGCGCTGGCTGACGATCCTGCTGATGGCAGCGATCACGCTGAATGTCTTTGCGGGCGTCTTCTGGCGCTATGTCATGAACAGTTCGCTGCCCTGGTATGAAGAGGCAGGCAAATACATGATGTTCTGGCTGGTCTTTGTCGCCGCGCCGATCGTTCTGAAAAACCGTGGGCAGATTGCGCTGGACATCATTCCCAACCTTCTGCCACCGCGCATTCGCAACTTGAACTACCTGATCATCTACCTGGTGGTCTTTGGGTTGATGTGTGTCTTTGTCTGGCAGGGCTCCAGCATCGCATGGGTCGCGCGCAAACAGCAGCCGTCATCCTTCGAACTTTCGTTCTTCTGGATCTACTTCGCCATCCCCTTTGGGGGCGCGGTCATGGCGCTGATTTCGCTGGAATTTTCACTAAGCGCATTGCTGGGAATATTTCGTCCCGACGAGGTCGATCTGGAACCGGGCAGCATGATCGACAACTCACTGTCCTGA
- a CDS encoding TRAP transporter large permease, with the protein MPLTFFWVFLVLMVSGIPIVFALAAGPLAGFLLADQAAFMKMLPQRMFGGIAQFPILAIPLFILAGEVMNVSGITQSLVKFANVLIGHVRAGLAQANIVASIMFAGLSGSAVADTSALGSIFIPAMEKDGYSRAFSAAVTAASSVIGPIIPPSIIMVIYAYVMNVSVAALFLAGIVPGVLIGVGLMVVTAIIGKKRNYPKAHRRATTGEIWAAFKPAALPLMTPVIIMGGIISGIVTPTEAAGAAVLYALILSMLITRTVKPRDLVGILYRTGLVSSSILLIVGSATIFGWAATVSGVPQALGRFLFTITENPFLLLLLINVLLLVIGMFLDAVPAILILGPIFAPALAQVGVDPVHFAIIMCVNVTVGLVTPPMGMILFVASGLTRTGIEVISKELWPYLAVHFFVIVLISMIPALTLTIPRLFGFL; encoded by the coding sequence ATGCCATTGACGTTTTTCTGGGTCTTTCTTGTTCTGATGGTTTCGGGGATCCCGATCGTCTTCGCCCTGGCGGCGGGCCCTCTGGCGGGCTTTCTGCTGGCCGATCAGGCCGCGTTCATGAAAATGCTGCCGCAGCGGATGTTCGGCGGGATCGCGCAGTTTCCGATCCTTGCGATTCCACTGTTCATCCTGGCGGGCGAGGTGATGAACGTATCGGGCATCACCCAAAGCCTCGTCAAATTCGCCAATGTCCTGATCGGGCATGTGCGGGCCGGTCTGGCGCAGGCCAATATCGTCGCATCGATCATGTTCGCGGGTCTGTCGGGTTCGGCCGTGGCCGATACCTCGGCACTGGGGTCGATCTTCATCCCGGCGATGGAGAAGGACGGCTATTCCCGCGCTTTCTCGGCGGCGGTGACGGCGGCCAGTTCGGTCATCGGGCCGATCATCCCGCCCTCGATCATCATGGTGATCTATGCATATGTGATGAATGTGTCCGTCGCGGCGCTGTTTCTTGCCGGGATCGTGCCGGGCGTTCTGATTGGCGTCGGACTGATGGTCGTGACCGCGATCATCGGCAAGAAGCGCAATTATCCCAAGGCCCATCGCCGCGCGACGACGGGCGAGATCTGGGCCGCGTTCAAACCCGCCGCGCTTCCGTTGATGACGCCGGTTATCATCATGGGTGGGATCATATCGGGCATCGTCACCCCGACCGAGGCCGCCGGTGCTGCCGTGCTTTACGCGCTGATCCTGTCGATGCTGATTACCCGCACGGTGAAACCCCGCGATCTGGTGGGCATTCTCTATCGTACCGGTCTGGTGTCTTCGTCGATCCTTCTGATCGTCGGTTCCGCGACCATCTTTGGCTGGGCGGCGACCGTATCCGGCGTGCCCCAGGCTCTGGGCCGCTTCCTGTTCACCATCACCGAAAACCCGTTCCTGCTGCTGTTGCTGATCAATGTGCTGCTGCTGGTCATCGGGATGTTTCTGGATGCCGTTCCGGCGATCCTGATCCTTGGACCGATATTTGCACCCGCACTGGCGCAGGTCGGGGTCGATCCGGTCCACTTTGCGATCATCATGTGCGTCAATGTGACCGTGGGCCTGGTGACCCCTCCTATGGGAATGATCCTGTTCGTCGCCTCGGGGCTGACGCGGACGGGGATCGAGGTCATCTCGAAGGAGCTGTGGCCCTATCTGGCGGTGCATTTCTTCGTGATCGTACTGATCTCGATGATCCCCGCGTTGACGCTGACCATTCCACGTCTTTTCGGCTTCTTGTGA
- the dctP gene encoding TRAP transporter substrate-binding protein DctP: protein MTVTIRPGPLAVGLCSVLAITSSAQAAEFTMKIAHVSATTQPLSTCAEVMKSYVERYSNGRIEVQHYPAGQLGTFRENVEAVQLGTLEMTLTSGGGIANFFGPIQAFDIPYLFADDQVMDKVMADRELTERLRADVLEATGTVRLMGMTGGVGWRDFFANVPVKTAADLEGVKMRTVESPVAMEFASALGMNPTPVPWPELYTSLATGVVNGTKNALSDVVDTSLNDYVKHAVADHHTHNLIFWWMSDPWLKSLPEDLQVVVADGFHELSKTCNGLPGALYLEKYEKFVESGGEVHIPTEEEKASFLPGQQPVIDWFVDKYGSEYYDLVRAAVDRAEAEIAAERSSFTGE, encoded by the coding sequence ATGACCGTCACCATCAGACCAGGCCCGCTGGCCGTCGGACTTTGCAGCGTGCTTGCCATCACGTCCTCGGCTCAGGCTGCCGAATTCACGATGAAGATCGCCCATGTCTCGGCAACCACGCAACCGCTGTCGACCTGCGCCGAAGTCATGAAATCCTATGTCGAGCGCTATTCCAACGGCCGGATTGAAGTGCAGCACTACCCCGCCGGACAGCTGGGCACCTTTCGCGAGAATGTCGAGGCGGTGCAGCTGGGCACGCTGGAAATGACGCTGACCTCGGGCGGCGGAATCGCCAACTTCTTTGGCCCGATCCAGGCTTTCGATATCCCCTATCTGTTCGCCGACGATCAGGTGATGGACAAGGTCATGGCCGACCGCGAACTGACCGAGCGCCTGCGTGCCGATGTCCTGGAAGCAACGGGCACGGTCCGTCTGATGGGCATGACCGGCGGTGTCGGCTGGCGTGATTTCTTCGCCAATGTGCCGGTCAAGACCGCCGCCGATCTGGAAGGGGTCAAGATGCGGACCGTGGAATCCCCGGTGGCGATGGAATTTGCCAGCGCGCTTGGCATGAACCCCACGCCGGTGCCATGGCCGGAACTGTATACATCGCTGGCGACCGGCGTCGTCAACGGCACGAAGAACGCGCTGTCGGATGTGGTGGATACGTCGCTGAACGATTACGTCAAACACGCCGTCGCAGATCACCACACACATAACCTGATCTTCTGGTGGATGTCGGACCCCTGGCTGAAGTCACTGCCCGAGGATCTGCAGGTGGTCGTCGCCGATGGTTTCCATGAGTTGAGCAAGACCTGCAACGGTCTTCCCGGTGCGCTCTATCTCGAGAAATACGAGAAATTCGTCGAATCCGGCGGCGAGGTGCATATCCCCACCGAAGAAGAAAAGGCCAGCTTCCTGCCCGGCCAGCAGCCGGTGATCGACTGGTTCGTCGATAAATATGGCAGCGAATATTATGATCTGGTACGGGCCGCTGTGGACCGTGCCGAGGCGGAAATCGCCGCCGAACGCAGCAGCTTTACCGGCGAGTGA
- a CDS encoding winged helix-turn-helix transcriptional regulator yields MARKYDWRTGSNVEATLSVIGGRWKPVILCNLLVSRLRFGELCRNMPNATQRMITLQLRELEADGVIRRHVYAEVPPRVEYELTEFGRSLEPVLSVMREWGMAFKKRKLSEAVDNAPAS; encoded by the coding sequence ATGGCGCGAAAATATGACTGGCGAACCGGCAGCAATGTCGAGGCAACCCTCAGCGTGATCGGCGGCCGCTGGAAGCCTGTGATCCTGTGCAACCTGCTGGTGAGCCGCCTGCGCTTTGGCGAACTGTGCCGCAACATGCCAAATGCCACCCAGCGCATGATCACCCTGCAACTGCGCGAATTGGAGGCCGATGGCGTGATCCGACGCCATGTCTATGCCGAGGTGCCGCCCCGCGTGGAATACGAGCTGACAGAATTCGGTCGGTCACTGGAGCCGGTCCTTTCGGTGATGCGCGAATGGGGCATGGCCTTCAAGAAACGCAAGCTGAGCGAGGCCGTAGACAACGCTCCGGCCTCGTGA